A genomic window from Sulfurospirillum multivorans DSM 12446 includes:
- a CDS encoding sensor histidine kinase yields MLNLKIIIILFIYSSFLFSNEILLLHSYNKGLKWSDGISRGVENIMQKHPQYELTTEYMDSKKIESDHYFEELLDLYKKKFRNRRYKAVIVADNYAYEFALKYQQELFPKTPIIFCGVENFNPKDINDTMKPYVTGVVEYKDIRKNLELIYQLFPAIKMVYIISDDAYSSLVIKDQIIDESNNFQDKFRVVFDNQINFDAIDDKIEKLPKHSAILFTSFYRDMNDKYVPYYKLQAFFQRSPYPIFALNHIHVGEGVIGGYMVNPYEQGMLAAKKAFELINGKKTSSLPVEIPKGTYFFDNNILRKFGISLNDIPTPAEVLNGVESFYEKHRKFVENAFALMPLLLLLTTILVLNIIKRISLEKELLRQNKLDYVLLNNIQSAIFWKANDGIILGCNDLLCHILEHEKIDIIGKHVRDVMPTICDAVQEVPLDCPTSAEIEMHIPYKDKIIFSVRRTYYTDENNQEAGVVTILTDITEKKRIDTEHKRHEQFVIQRSKQSEVGEMIASIAHQWKTPLVEISAIAQELIYKRRKKALDEEDTQKFVDDIMTQVKYMSNTIDDFRQFIKPSSMQTAFDVRDAIDSLLAVVNHNVKYNYITIHIVQKQQGILLAFGYPNEFKQCVLNIINNAKDSIVKRRETQSIDGIIDIELDSDENNIYLSISDDGCGIEKSKLESIFDPFMSTKANGDGFGLYMARLIIEDKMGGKIIAKQKKSGAQIFITIQKAKGDA; encoded by the coding sequence ATGTTAAACTTAAAAATAATTATTATTTTATTTATTTACAGCTCTTTTTTATTTTCGAATGAAATTTTGCTGCTTCATTCCTATAACAAAGGACTCAAATGGAGTGATGGCATTTCGCGTGGTGTGGAAAACATTATGCAAAAGCATCCACAATATGAACTTACGACGGAGTATATGGATAGTAAAAAAATAGAATCAGACCATTACTTTGAAGAGCTCCTTGATCTTTATAAAAAGAAATTTAGAAATCGACGCTACAAAGCCGTCATCGTAGCCGATAACTATGCTTATGAATTTGCCCTTAAATATCAGCAAGAACTTTTTCCTAAAACGCCGATCATCTTTTGTGGTGTTGAGAACTTTAATCCCAAAGATATTAATGATACGATGAAGCCATATGTAACGGGTGTGGTAGAGTACAAAGATATACGTAAAAACCTCGAATTGATCTATCAACTCTTTCCTGCCATTAAAATGGTATACATTATAAGCGATGATGCGTACTCTTCTTTGGTGATCAAAGATCAGATTATTGATGAGTCCAATAATTTCCAAGATAAATTCCGTGTCGTGTTTGACAATCAGATCAATTTTGATGCAATTGACGATAAAATTGAAAAACTCCCGAAACACAGCGCCATTTTGTTTACCAGCTTTTATCGAGACATGAATGATAAGTATGTTCCGTATTACAAGCTCCAAGCCTTTTTCCAACGCTCGCCTTATCCTATCTTTGCACTCAATCATATCCATGTTGGCGAAGGTGTCATTGGCGGCTATATGGTCAATCCTTATGAACAAGGCATGCTTGCTGCTAAAAAAGCGTTTGAGCTGATTAATGGTAAAAAAACCAGTTCACTGCCTGTCGAAATACCAAAAGGTACCTACTTTTTTGATAATAATATTTTGCGAAAATTTGGTATTTCTCTTAACGATATTCCAACCCCCGCAGAAGTGCTTAATGGCGTTGAAAGCTTTTACGAAAAACACCGTAAATTTGTAGAGAATGCGTTTGCCCTGATGCCACTACTCCTTTTGCTTACAACGATTTTGGTTTTAAACATTATCAAACGTATTTCACTGGAAAAAGAGCTTCTGCGCCAGAATAAACTGGACTATGTTCTGCTTAACAACATCCAAAGTGCCATTTTTTGGAAAGCAAACGATGGTATTATCTTAGGATGTAATGATCTTTTATGCCATATTTTGGAGCATGAGAAGATTGATATTATTGGAAAACATGTACGTGACGTGATGCCAACCATTTGCGATGCGGTTCAAGAGGTGCCGCTTGATTGTCCTACGAGTGCTGAAATTGAGATGCACATTCCCTATAAAGATAAGATCATTTTCTCTGTTCGCAGAACCTATTATACGGATGAAAACAACCAAGAAGCAGGCGTTGTCACCATTCTTACGGATATTACCGAGAAAAAACGCATCGATACCGAACACAAGCGCCACGAGCAGTTTGTCATTCAACGCTCCAAACAATCCGAAGTAGGGGAGATGATCGCCAGCATTGCACACCAGTGGAAAACACCGTTGGTTGAGATCTCTGCGATTGCGCAAGAACTCATCTACAAACGGCGTAAAAAAGCATTGGATGAAGAAGATACCCAAAAATTTGTCGATGACATTATGACCCAAGTCAAATACATGTCCAATACCATCGATGATTTTAGACAATTCATCAAACCTTCATCGATGCAAACCGCCTTTGATGTCAGAGACGCGATCGATTCGCTTCTTGCCGTTGTCAACCATAATGTCAAATATAACTATATTACGATCCACATCGTCCAAAAACAGCAAGGAATACTCTTAGCTTTTGGTTACCCTAATGAATTTAAACAGTGCGTTTTAAACATCATTAATAATGCAAAAGATAGTATTGTGAAAAGAAGAGAGACACAAAGCATTGATGGTATTATTGACATTGAGCTTGATAGTGATGAAAACAACATCTATCTCTCCATCAGTGATGATGGTTGTGGAATTGAAAAAAGTAAACTCGAATCCATTTTTGATCCGTTTATGAGCACTAAAGCCAATGGCGATGGCTTTGGACTCTATATGGCACGTTTGATTATTGAAGATAAAATGGGCGGTAAAATTATCGCTAAACAAAAAAAGAGTGGCGCACAAATCTTTATCACCATTCAAAAAGCTAAAGGAGATGCATGA
- a CDS encoding response regulator transcription factor yields the protein MKLLVLEDNERLANLIVEALEQKKYHVDLFSDGKLALEAIDNGYDCFILDINVPGMDGLSLLKEIRSMDDATPAIIISANVELDTIQEAYSKGCDEYLKKPFYMYELETKIERLCKPKICLIALPDGFTYSMEHEQLVDGSGEEVKLAKKEILLLNLFTKNLNKNISFERIEQYVWGGELTTTENIRALVKRLRKKLPEDTIENQGGIGYRLNYEH from the coding sequence ATGAAGCTATTGGTCTTAGAGGACAATGAACGCTTAGCCAATCTGATTGTCGAAGCATTGGAGCAAAAAAAATACCATGTCGATCTTTTTAGTGATGGTAAACTAGCGCTTGAAGCCATTGACAATGGTTATGACTGCTTTATCCTAGACATCAACGTTCCAGGCATGGATGGGCTCAGCCTTCTCAAAGAGATTCGCAGTATGGATGATGCCACTCCAGCCATTATCATCAGCGCCAATGTTGAACTAGACACGATCCAAGAAGCATACAGCAAAGGATGCGATGAGTACCTCAAAAAACCGTTTTACATGTACGAATTAGAGACGAAGATAGAGCGGCTCTGTAAACCCAAAATTTGCCTTATTGCTTTGCCGGATGGTTTTACCTACTCCATGGAGCACGAACAGTTAGTCGATGGCAGTGGTGAAGAGGTTAAGCTTGCTAAAAAAGAGATTCTTCTGCTCAATCTTTTTACCAAGAACCTCAATAAAAACATCTCGTTTGAACGTATTGAGCAGTATGTTTGGGGTGGAGAACTTACCACCACAGAGAACATTCGAGCGTTAGTGAAGCGTTTACGCAAAAAACTCCCTGAAGACACCATCGAAAATCAAGGTGGCATCGGATACAGACTCAATTATGAACATTAA
- a CDS encoding MFS transporter, translating to MNIKAFFSTREQLLYLFAAAVPIAFTAWNSLLNNFAIESAQFDGEKIGLLQSIREVPGLLAFSIVFVLLIFRQQNAAYLSLFLLGLGTLLTGFFPTTLGLYTTTLIMSVGFHYLETLNNSLSLQWIDRKNAPSFLGKLSAIRSFIGLATLGTLYVLMKFFDVGYIGIYLLSGGMTMFLALVAWLGFEHFKDDVLQETKLFMRKKYWLFYVLTFLAGARRQIVVVFAGFLLVEKFHFTVENMVLLLITNTVLNMIFAPYAGKLIERFGEKLSLRIEYLSIVLIFILYGLVQSQTMAVSLYILDNLFFTIAIALKTYFQKIADPKDIAITSGVGFTINHIAAVFLPFTLGIVWIYSHSAVFFIGAAIAVVSFVLTFFIAKKEQGCVYM from the coding sequence ATGAACATTAAAGCCTTCTTTTCCACACGTGAACAACTGCTCTACTTGTTTGCAGCAGCCGTTCCGATCGCGTTTACCGCATGGAATTCACTTCTCAATAACTTTGCGATTGAATCCGCACAATTTGATGGTGAAAAGATCGGTCTGCTTCAAAGTATTCGTGAGGTTCCTGGACTTTTAGCCTTTAGTATCGTCTTTGTTTTGCTCATCTTTCGTCAGCAAAATGCAGCGTACCTTTCACTCTTTCTTTTAGGACTTGGTACGCTTTTAACGGGATTTTTTCCCACGACACTGGGGCTTTACACCACAACGCTGATTATGTCCGTTGGCTTTCACTACTTAGAAACGCTCAATAACTCGCTCAGTCTGCAATGGATCGACAGAAAAAATGCTCCCTCTTTTTTGGGTAAACTCTCAGCCATTCGCTCCTTTATTGGGCTTGCAACATTAGGCACTCTGTATGTGCTGATGAAATTTTTTGATGTCGGCTATATTGGTATTTACCTGCTCAGCGGTGGTATGACGATGTTTTTAGCCCTTGTCGCATGGCTCGGGTTTGAACATTTTAAAGACGATGTATTGCAAGAAACTAAACTCTTTATGCGCAAAAAATATTGGCTTTTTTACGTATTGACATTTTTAGCAGGGGCGCGTCGTCAAATTGTCGTTGTCTTTGCAGGCTTTTTACTCGTTGAAAAATTTCACTTTACGGTCGAAAACATGGTACTTTTGCTGATCACCAACACCGTGTTAAATATGATTTTTGCCCCTTATGCAGGTAAGCTGATTGAACGTTTTGGTGAAAAACTCTCCTTGCGCATCGAATATCTAAGCATTGTTCTCATTTTTATCCTGTATGGTTTGGTACAATCACAAACAATGGCGGTGTCACTTTACATTCTAGACAACCTCTTTTTTACGATTGCCATCGCCCTGAAGACCTATTTTCAAAAAATAGCCGATCCCAAAGATATTGCGATCACTTCAGGAGTGGGGTTTACGATTAACCATATTGCGGCGGTTTTTCTACCGTTTACCTTGGGTATTGTTTGGATTTATTCGCACAGCGCTGTCTTTTTTATAGGGGCTGCCATTGCAGTGGTTTCGTTTGTTTTGACATTTTTTATTGCAAAAAAGGAGCAGGGTTGCGTTTACATGTAA
- a CDS encoding SixA phosphatase family protein, translating to MKKIYLIRHAKSSWKDTILNDFERPLNSRGKRDVVFMGRRLKMFNVLPDIIYASPAKRAERTAKELAREVDYDKKKIKSVDSLYESSYEKYLELIHATDDKHESIFIIAHNPTITEVGERLSGAILSNIPTCAIVCISFDVHSFKEICEESGHILFFDYPQKHLKD from the coding sequence ATGAAAAAAATTTATTTAATCAGACATGCAAAATCAAGCTGGAAAGATACAATCCTCAATGATTTTGAAAGACCCCTCAATAGTCGTGGTAAACGTGATGTTGTCTTTATGGGGAGACGTTTAAAGATGTTTAATGTACTGCCAGATATTATCTATGCCAGTCCTGCGAAAAGAGCGGAGAGAACGGCGAAAGAGCTCGCACGTGAGGTTGATTATGATAAGAAAAAAATTAAAAGTGTGGATTCCCTTTATGAAAGCTCATATGAGAAGTATCTTGAACTGATTCATGCGACCGATGACAAACATGAGTCCATTTTCATCATCGCACACAATCCTACCATTACAGAAGTAGGTGAACGCCTTAGCGGAGCCATTTTGAGCAATATCCCCACATGTGCGATTGTCTGCATCAGTTTTGATGTGCACAGCTTCAAAGAGATCTGCGAAGAGAGCGGTCACATCCTCTTTTTTGACTACCCCCAAAAACACCTCAAAGATTAA
- a CDS encoding CorA family divalent cation transporter, with protein sequence MGDEVLSQFIETYLKAEDFLAIHFQDIHEHIGRTNRSALLATDKLNNLYNFYTSRSNEKMNRTIYLLTILSGIFLPLHFVAGYFGMNSQGLPFSDIAYGTSLVTLIMASCAIAMAGLILFLKKRL encoded by the coding sequence TTGGGCGATGAGGTGCTGAGTCAATTTATTGAGACGTATCTTAAAGCAGAGGATTTTCTAGCGATTCATTTTCAAGATATTCACGAACATATCGGACGAACCAATCGCTCTGCCCTTCTTGCAACCGATAAACTGAACAACTTATACAACTTCTACACCAGTCGTAGCAATGAAAAGATGAACCGCACGATCTACCTTTTGACGATTCTCTCAGGCATTTTTTTACCCCTGCATTTTGTGGCAGGCTACTTTGGCATGAACAGCCAAGGACTGCCTTTTAGTGATATTGCGTATGGTACAAGTTTGGTAACGCTGATTATGGCAAGTTGTGCCATAGCGATGGCTGGGTTGATTCTCTTTTTGAAAAAGAGACTCTAG
- a CDS encoding tyrosine-type recombinase/integrase, producing MRYKVDVKENVEQSLLFWLDRFIKSKLTSLSNRHVEENAKLSAIIGSLNHGSESMDDLKNLAKEARNIGLIGINLFINPLEKFYHYLTPMKLGSLKEIDEELLSEFLASQTGSLSDATKKNYRIALLGLFKFIDKQNEDDTGSSYQFRIELKNWGGLGGRKGEKLPAHMFKEELSRFFKAIEETEFKPYAQAKNRLLIKLIIYTGMRVSEALGMRLKDMVKDGEYFVFQIRGKGNKPRTAMIKVEHIAHDLEEWMGYRSSESMLLFQSRTGKPLTQAYVSYIMEKMLLHAGIRKEKNGAHMLRHTFATLLYQKNHDLILVQEALGHADLNTSRIYTHFDKERLKIAADTMDGME from the coding sequence ATGCGCTACAAGGTGGATGTGAAAGAGAATGTTGAGCAAAGCCTGCTTTTTTGGCTCGATCGTTTTATCAAGTCAAAACTCACCTCTCTTTCCAACCGCCATGTCGAAGAAAATGCTAAACTCTCTGCTATTATCGGTTCGCTCAACCATGGAAGCGAAAGCATGGATGATCTTAAAAATCTTGCCAAGGAAGCACGCAATATTGGGTTGATTGGGATCAACCTTTTTATCAATCCCTTGGAGAAGTTTTACCATTACCTCACTCCTATGAAGCTAGGCTCTTTAAAAGAGATCGATGAGGAGCTATTAAGCGAATTTTTAGCCTCTCAAACAGGCTCCCTCTCCGATGCGACGAAAAAGAACTACCGGATTGCATTGCTGGGGCTTTTTAAATTTATCGATAAACAGAATGAAGATGACACTGGCAGTTCGTATCAATTTCGCATTGAGCTTAAAAACTGGGGCGGGCTTGGTGGGCGCAAAGGTGAGAAATTGCCTGCGCACATGTTCAAAGAAGAGCTTTCCCGTTTTTTCAAAGCGATCGAAGAGACCGAGTTCAAACCTTACGCTCAAGCCAAAAACAGGCTTTTGATCAAACTCATTATCTATACGGGGATGCGTGTGAGCGAGGCGCTTGGGATGCGGCTCAAAGATATGGTCAAAGATGGAGAGTATTTTGTCTTTCAGATTCGTGGAAAAGGCAATAAGCCTCGAACGGCGATGATCAAAGTGGAACACATCGCGCATGATTTGGAAGAGTGGATGGGGTATCGAAGCTCTGAGAGTATGCTGTTGTTCCAAAGTCGTACGGGTAAGCCTCTGACGCAGGCGTATGTGAGTTATATTATGGAGAAGATGCTGCTTCATGCGGGCATTCGCAAAGAGAAAAACGGTGCGCACATGCTTCGCCACACCTTTGCAACCTTGCTCTACCAAAAAAATCACGACCTGATTTTGGTGCAAGAAGCCCTTGGACATGCAGACTTGAACACGTCGCGTATTTATACCCATTTCGATAAAGAACGTCTTAAAATTGCAGCTGACACAATGGATGGTATGGAATGA
- the tgt gene encoding tRNA guanosine(34) transglycosylase Tgt: MEFQIDKTDGSARACTIKTAHSTIQTPVFMPVGTVGSVKSLDAVDMSEMLGAQIILGNTYHLYLRPNDEVIKHFGGLHGFTKFPNSFLTDSGGFQAFSLSDISKADVNGIMFKSHIDGSSHYFTPEKVLDIQYNFNSDIMMILDDLVALPATKERIALSIKRTTDWAQRAITYHKQKQSEGIGLHQNIFAIIQGGTDKEFRRISANELCALPFDGFAIGGLSVGESNALMYETVEFVTPLMPTDKPRYLMGVGTPEDLVENVERGVDMFDCVMPTRNARNGSLFTSFGKISIKNAKFQRDEAPLDPECECFTCKHYSRGYLHHLFRAKELTYFRLASIHNLHYYLTLMKQMRQAILEGRFKAFKAEFYAKRAN; encoded by the coding sequence ATGGAATTTCAGATAGATAAAACCGATGGAAGTGCTCGTGCTTGTACGATAAAAACGGCACACAGCACCATCCAAACCCCTGTATTTATGCCCGTTGGAACGGTGGGCAGTGTGAAAAGCTTAGACGCTGTTGATATGAGCGAAATGCTTGGAGCTCAAATTATTTTAGGCAATACGTACCATCTTTACCTGCGCCCGAATGATGAAGTGATCAAACATTTTGGTGGGCTTCATGGCTTTACCAAGTTTCCGAATAGTTTTTTAACCGATAGCGGTGGATTTCAAGCGTTTAGCTTAAGTGACATCTCCAAAGCCGATGTGAATGGCATTATGTTTAAAAGCCACATTGATGGCTCATCGCACTACTTTACGCCTGAGAAGGTGCTCGATATTCAGTATAACTTTAACTCTGACATTATGATGATCTTGGACGATCTTGTCGCTTTGCCTGCGACCAAAGAGCGCATCGCGCTTTCCATCAAACGCACGACCGATTGGGCACAGCGTGCCATAACGTATCATAAACAAAAACAGTCTGAGGGGATTGGTCTGCATCAAAATATCTTTGCGATCATTCAAGGAGGAACCGATAAAGAGTTTCGACGTATCAGTGCAAATGAGCTTTGTGCCCTACCCTTTGATGGTTTTGCCATTGGCGGTCTGAGTGTGGGTGAAAGCAATGCTCTGATGTATGAAACGGTTGAGTTTGTAACGCCTTTGATGCCAACCGACAAGCCTCGTTATTTGATGGGTGTTGGAACACCTGAGGATTTGGTAGAGAATGTTGAGCGAGGGGTGGATATGTTTGATTGTGTGATGCCTACACGCAACGCGCGCAACGGTTCACTCTTCACTTCCTTTGGAAAAATCAGCATCAAAAATGCCAAGTTTCAACGAGATGAGGCACCGCTTGATCCTGAGTGTGAATGCTTTACATGTAAACATTATTCAAGGGGTTATCTGCACCATCTTTTCCGCGCTAAAGAGCTCACTTACTTTAGACTGGCTTCGATTCACAACTTGCATTACTACCTTACATTGATGAAACAGATGCGCCAAGCGATTCTTGAAGGTCGTTTTAAAGCTTTTAAAGCAGAATTTTACGCCAAGCGAGCCAACTAA
- a CDS encoding COG3400 family protein — translation MKKILIIADGILAKQFLEKVMETEAGENSYTIVTYKEETLPKKRPENFKFFEFDPTSYEKLAIVLNEQFFQVMIMMSNELDVKATYTNIRRVDGKVRIVIMDRWDLKIEDKRLLMLNSREILASRFTDHLPNTPIVAQNIGLGIGEIMEVSVPVGSSYAYRHLASIEQSRWKIAAVYRSNTLILPRPALMLLPNDLLLLVGDPKVLQSVFKSIKRELGQFPSPFGSSIYCLIDMLRMSDKEIDVLLNDALLLHSKLNSNKLHVKIINPTYSKALDKVKSYSNHHINVMIDYFETNPRKALREDTESMDIGLIVVMNRFFQKNKRTLYKTKLPIFKMGKQGFASLNQGVVLSNDAHEIEQESSVIFDVATQLSLDLKLYSYNPDHESEKNSLIEHFDNLSKIFGREVDVIQSDKNPLVKLRHKDNILQFLPFSPKILETNILSIFSTDMEKLHFKLADNYQLFIPINA, via the coding sequence ATGAAAAAAATTTTGATCATCGCTGATGGCATTCTAGCAAAACAATTTTTAGAAAAGGTTATGGAAACCGAGGCTGGAGAGAATAGCTATACCATTGTGACCTATAAAGAAGAGACTTTACCTAAAAAGCGCCCTGAAAACTTTAAATTTTTTGAATTTGACCCAACCAGTTACGAAAAACTCGCCATCGTCCTCAATGAACAATTTTTCCAAGTGATGATTATGATGTCCAATGAACTCGATGTCAAAGCCACCTACACGAATATCAGACGCGTGGATGGCAAAGTGCGTATCGTGATTATGGACAGATGGGATTTAAAGATCGAAGATAAACGCCTTTTGATGCTCAACTCTCGCGAGATCCTCGCCTCTCGTTTTACTGACCACCTTCCAAACACGCCGATTGTCGCGCAAAACATCGGTCTGGGCATTGGCGAAATCATGGAAGTTTCCGTACCTGTGGGAAGCTCTTACGCGTACCGCCATCTTGCCTCCATCGAGCAGAGCAGGTGGAAAATCGCAGCGGTGTATCGCTCCAACACGCTCATTTTACCTCGTCCTGCGCTCATGCTTTTACCCAACGACCTTTTGTTGCTTGTGGGCGATCCTAAGGTGCTGCAGAGTGTCTTTAAAAGCATCAAGCGTGAGCTCGGTCAGTTTCCTTCACCGTTTGGTAGCAGTATCTACTGTTTGATCGACATGTTGCGCATGAGTGACAAAGAGATCGATGTACTTCTGAATGACGCACTGTTACTGCACTCAAAACTGAACAGCAATAAGTTACATGTAAAGATTATTAACCCGACCTATTCTAAAGCACTCGATAAGGTCAAAAGCTATAGCAACCACCACATCAACGTCATGATCGACTACTTTGAGACCAATCCACGTAAAGCACTCAGAGAGGATACCGAGAGCATGGATATTGGGTTGATTGTTGTGATGAACCGCTTTTTCCAAAAAAATAAACGCACTCTGTATAAAACCAAACTACCTATCTTCAAAATGGGAAAACAGGGCTTTGCAAGCCTCAACCAAGGCGTTGTGTTAAGCAATGACGCGCATGAAATCGAACAAGAGTCTTCCGTCATTTTTGACGTCGCAACCCAACTCTCACTCGATCTCAAACTCTACTCCTACAATCCTGACCATGAGAGTGAGAAAAACAGCCTTATTGAGCACTTTGATAACCTCTCTAAGATCTTTGGTCGCGAAGTCGATGTCATCCAAAGCGACAAAAACCCACTGGTAAAACTGCGTCACAAAGATAATATTTTGCAATTTTTACCGTTCAGTCCCAAAATTTTGGAAACCAATATCCTCTCGATTTTCTCAACCGATATGGAAAAATTACACTTTAAACTTGCCGACAATTACCAGCTATTCATCCCAATCAATGCATAA
- the aroB gene encoding 3-dehydroquinate synthase, giving the protein MHVNVVLNKTTSKDYSVIIGPLEKLVFETKVMIITNSTVAALHLSNLQARIEAKELHTLILPDGEMYKNFESLNLILNACFEHRLDRKSILIAFGGGVIGDMTGFAASIYQRGIDFIQIPTTLLAQVDASVGGKTGINNDYGKNLIGSFWQPRAVYCDSAFLKTLPKREFAAGVAEIIKMAVTFDKAFFEWLESHDLFDEDNIKMAIHKSISIKADVVSQDETEQGIRAVLNYGHTFAHVIENQTHYTTYLHGEAVAIGIMMANALAQKLGLLSHEEVLRIQALLERYALPTHYAIDDLETFYDAFFLDKKSANDKITFILAKGIGGHVMRNNIPKETVLEALKDLNA; this is encoded by the coding sequence ATGCACGTCAATGTTGTCTTAAACAAAACCACTTCAAAAGATTACAGTGTCATTATTGGCCCATTAGAAAAACTCGTCTTTGAGACCAAAGTGATGATAATCACCAACTCCACAGTAGCAGCACTTCACCTCTCAAACCTTCAAGCACGCATCGAGGCGAAAGAGCTTCATACGCTCATTCTTCCTGATGGCGAAATGTATAAAAATTTTGAGAGCTTAAACCTCATTTTAAACGCCTGCTTTGAGCACCGATTGGATCGCAAATCCATTTTGATCGCTTTTGGCGGTGGCGTCATTGGCGATATGACAGGTTTTGCCGCTTCAATCTATCAGCGAGGCATTGATTTTATTCAGATTCCTACCACGCTTTTAGCCCAAGTCGATGCCAGTGTAGGTGGCAAAACGGGCATTAACAACGACTATGGCAAAAACCTTATTGGCTCATTTTGGCAACCACGCGCCGTGTATTGTGATAGCGCATTTCTTAAAACTTTGCCCAAACGTGAATTTGCAGCGGGTGTGGCGGAGATCATCAAAATGGCAGTCACGTTTGATAAAGCCTTTTTTGAGTGGTTGGAAAGCCATGATCTGTTTGATGAAGATAATATCAAGATGGCGATTCATAAAAGTATCTCCATTAAAGCTGACGTCGTTTCACAAGACGAGACAGAGCAGGGCATACGCGCGGTGTTAAACTACGGACACACGTTTGCGCATGTCATCGAGAACCAAACCCATTACACGACTTACTTGCACGGTGAAGCTGTTGCAATTGGAATCATGATGGCAAATGCCCTCGCCCAAAAACTAGGGCTTTTAAGCCACGAAGAGGTGTTGCGCATTCAAGCACTTCTTGAGCGTTATGCGCTTCCAACTCACTATGCCATCGATGATTTAGAGACATTTTACGATGCCTTTTTCTTAGACAAAAAAAGTGCCAACGATAAAATCACCTTTATTTTAGCCAAGGGAATTGGCGGTCATGTGATGCGAAACAATATCCCAAAAGAGACCGTTCTTGAAGCGCTAAAGGATCTTAATGCCTAA